A stretch of Oryza brachyantha chromosome 4, ObraRS2, whole genome shotgun sequence DNA encodes these proteins:
- the LOC121054281 gene encoding coniferyl alcohol acyltransferase-like, producing MVREGEATKAHGHEVTVTSMTTVAPALPVQEHRLALSNLDLLLPPMDVGVFFCYAGDGAAAALPAILKAALAEVLVAYYPLAGEVVANAAGEGELLCSGRGVDFAEASAGDAALCELRLGVVDESAEKLVPKKKAGVMCVQVTKFKCGGAVVGCTFDHRVCDAYSFNMFLVAWAAAARGSSPSPAPSFDRSLLAPSVPAPACPHALADRLFVPVSCVPAPPAPTEAAASNRIFRVTAADVAALQAAAGPGRTKLEAFTAHLWQLHARAAAESPRRRRSCSMGVVVDGRTRLRRDGAMRAYFGNVLTIPYGATSPGHLRDMALADVADDVHRWVVEAATGEHFRGLVDWVEALRPEPSVARAYLGGDDGAEAAACVVSSGMRMPVGEVDFGWGRPAFASYHFPWPGSAGYVMPMPSARGDGDWVVYVHAAPEVVKAMEAEPATVFQAIEPDYVFGQA from the exons ATGGTGCGCGAGGGCGAGGCTACGAAGGCGCATGGCCACGAGGTGACCGTCACGTCGATGAcgacggtggcgccggcgctgccggtgcAGGAGCACCGCCTGGCGCTGTCCAACCTCGACCTCCTCCTGCCGCCCATGGACGTCGGCGTCTTCTTCTGctacgccggcgacggcgccgcggccgcgctgcCGGCGATCCTCAAGGCCGCCCTGGCGGAGGTGCTCGTGGCGTACTACCCGCTCGCCGGGGAGGTCGTGGCtaacgccgccggcgagggggagCTGCTGTGCAGCGGCCGCGGCGTCGACTTCGCCGAGGCCAGCGCAGGCGACGCCGCGCTGTGTGAGCTCCGGCTTGGCGTGGTCGACGAGAGCGCCGAGAAGCTCGTGCCCAAGAAGAAGGCGGGCGTCATGTGCGTGCAG GTGACCAAGTTCaagtgcggcggcgcggtcgtcGGCTGCACGTTCGACCACCGCGTCTGCGACGCCTACTCCTTCAACATGTTCCTCgtcgcctgggccgccgccgcccggggcagctccccgtcgccggcgccgtcattCGACCGGTCTTTGCTCGCGCCGAGTGTCCCGGCTCCGGCGTGCCCCCACGCGCTCGCGGACAGGCTCTTTGTCCCTGTCAGCTGTGTGCCGGCCCCGCCTGCTCCCACGGAGGCCGCCGCCAGCAACCGCATCTTCCGCGTGACCGCCGCCGATGTCGCGGCGCTGCAGGCCGCCGCGGGGCCCGGGCGCACCAAGCTGGAGGCGTTCACGGCCCACCTGTGGCAGCTCCACGccagggcggcggccgagtccccgcgccggcgtcgtTCGTGCAGCAtgggcgtcgtcgtcgacgggcgcacgcgcctccgccgcgacggcgccaTGAGGGCCTACTTCGGCAACGTGCTGACCATACCGTACGGCGCCACGAGCCCCGGCCACCTGCGTGACATggccctcgccgacgtcgcGGACGACGTGCACCGGtgggtggtggaggcggcgacgggcgagcaCTTCCGGGGCCTCGTCGACTGGGTGGAGGCGCTGCGGCCCGAGCCCTCGGTGGCGAGGGCCTACctgggcggcgacgacggcgcggaggcggcggcctgcGTGGTGTCGTCGGGGATGAGGATGCCGGTCGGCGAGGTGGACTTCGGGTGGGGGCGGCCGGCGTTCGCGTCGTACCACTTCCCGTGGCCGGGCAGCGCCGGGTACGTGATGCCGATGccgagcgcgcgcggggacggcgACTGGGTGGTGTACGTGCACGCGGCGCCGGAGGTGGTGAAGGCGATGGAGGCGGAGCCGGCCACGGTGTTCCAGGCCATCGAGCCCGACTACGTGTTCGGGCAGGCGTAG